ATAATTTTGAAACCCAAATGGGCCCTTTAATTACCGACGCGCAGCGCAAAAAAGTCATTGCTTACATTGACAAGGCAAAAGCCGAAGGAGGCCAGGTTTTGTGCGGCGGGAAAATCCCGGAAAGCGCGGAATTGAAAAACGGCTATTTCTTTGAGCCCACGGTTTTAGCCGACATCGGGGCACACTTGCATATAGCTAAGGAAGAGGCTTTTGGCCCGGTAGTTTTGGTCCATAAATTTTCCGGTCCGGATGAGGCGGTGGCTTTAGCCAATAGCGTGGATTTTGGTTTGGCTGCCTGTATTTGGAGCAAAGATTTATCTCTGGCGCAGGATTTGGCTAAAAAAATAAATGCCGGCACGATTTGGATCAATACTTACGGTATGTTTTATAACCAGCTTCCTTACGGCGGATTTAAGCAGAGCGGCTTTGGCAAGGAACTGGGGCGGCAGGGATTTTTGGAATATACCCGTTTAAAAAATATAATTATCGACCAGTCCCAGGCAGGTAAGCCCCTGGTTAATTATTGGTACGGATTCTAATGAATGCAGCTAATCTCCTAGAGCAGCGCGCAAAAGAATACGGGCAGAAAACGGCAGTTATTTTCCGCCAGGAGGAGATTTCATTCGCCCAGTTAAAGGACAGGGTATTTTCTCTAAGCGCCAGCCTGCTTAAATTGGGTGTAAAGCCGCGGGATTCAGTCGCGATCTATCTTCCCAGCTGGCCGGAATATATTGTCAGTTATCTGGCGATCTGGTCCATCGGCGCCTGCAGTGTGCCTTTGGATTTTATGCTTACCGAGGAGGAAATAACTTCCTGCCTGGAACACTGCCAAGCAAAAATTTTAATTACCAAACATAAAGCCAATATCGCATTTAGGAATTTAAAGGCCAAACTTCCTTTATTGAAGGATATTATCTTCTGCCAATCCGAGGATAAAGAGGGTTTAAGTTTCGAAAAATTACTGGAACAGCCGGCCAAAGACGGCCCCGGAATAGAAATCAATGAAAAAGATCCGGCCATAATTTTTTATACTTCAGGCACTACCGGTAAACCCAAGGGCGTCTTAATTAACTACGCGCAATTAGATGCTCCGCCAAAATCTATGGCCTTTTTTGTCAATTCGGATTTAAGCGCCAAAGATACCGCGCTTTGCGCCTTGCCGTTTTCACATTTAGGCGGGTTGATTTATATCCAGAATATGCTTTCTTTCGGTTTGTCCATTGTTTTAATGGAGCGTTTTATGCCGTTAGATTTTTTGAAAAATGTGCAGAATTATAACATTAATTTTTTCTGGATCGTCCCTTCGATGTATTACGCGCTCTTGCAATTAAAAGAATTTGAGACCTTTGACTTGTCTAGCCTGCGCTGGATTGTTACTTTCGGCGCTTCCAATTCTCCGGATGCTTTACGCCGGTTTCATCAGTTTTGCCCCAAGGCCTATCTTTTAAACGGCTGGGGCCTGACTGAAACCAATGCCCCTACCGTTGTGCTGCCGATGGGTTCGGAAAATATCGAAAGTGTTGGCCGTCCCGCGCCTTGGATTGAGGTCAAAGTATTTTCAGAGAGCGGCCAGGAGCTGCCCGCCGGCCAGATCGGCGAAGTAGCGGTAAAGAGCTGGGTAGTTACCGACGGATATTTTAAAGACGCCAAATTAACCCAGGAAACTATCCGCAACGGCTGGTTTTACACCGGAGACTTAGGTAGGTTTGATGCCCAGGGTTTTCTTTATATCGTCGGCAGAAAAAAAGAGATGATCAAAGTCGGGGGCGAGATTGTTTTTGAGCCGGAGGTGGAAGCAAGCTTACAGAAACATCCGGATATCGCCGAGGCCGCGGTAATCGGAGTGGCCGATAAACTAAGAGGAGAGGTACCCAAGGCATTTTTGGTGGCCAAAGAAGGCAAAAAAGTTTTCGAAGAAGATTTACGTTATTTCTTGCGCCAGCATTTAGCGCATTTTAAGATTCCGCATTATTTCGAATTTCGCGCTTCACTTCCTAAGAACCGCACCGGTAAAATTGACAAGGAACGATTAAGAAATGGTTCCTTGTCATCCCCGCAAAGCGGGGACCTAAAGAAATAGATTCCCGTTTTCACGGGAATGACTAAAGATCATGCAAGATATTAAGGAATTAGGTTTAAAAGAGCTGGAAGACAAATTACTCTCCTGGGGCCTGCCCAAATACCACGCCAAACAAATATTCAGCTGGATTTATCAAAAAGGAGCTTTTGATTTTAACAGTATGAGTAATTTGCCGCTGGCTTTAAGGAAAAAGTTAGCCGGTGAATTTTATATCCTGGGCTTGGCGCTTGCGGATATGCAGGTCTCTGGCGACGGAACAACTAAATTTCTTTTTGAATTGGCAGATAAGAACCTGATTGAAGCCGTGAATATCCCGGCGGCCAGACGGGTTACCGGCTGCGTCTCCTCGCAGGTAGGCTGCAAATTTTCCTGCCAATTTTGTGCCAGTGGCTTAAAAGGGTTTAAGCGGAACCTAACCGTCGGTGAAATTCTGGATGAAGCGCTTTATTTAAAAAATAATACCCAGCAAGCTGAACTGACGCATATCGTATTTATGGGTACCGGAGAGCCGCTGGACAATTACGAGAATGTGATTAAATCCATCCGCTTGATTAATTCCCCGGATGCCTTGAATATCGGCGCCCGGCGGATTACCATCTCAACTAGCGGGATTATCCCGGGAATAGAGAGGCTGGCAGGCGAGGGTTTACAGATCGAGCTTTCCATATCTTTGCATGCGGCTGATGATAAAACCCGCAGTCAGCTTATGCCGGTGAATAAAAAATATCCCTTGGCGGATTTAATCAAATGCTGCCATGATTATACCGCTAAGACTAACCGGCAGATTACTTTTGAGTATATTTTAATCAAAGGGCTTAATTCTAATTTAGCTTCAGCGCAAAACCTGGTTAAGCTTTTAAAAGATTTAAGATTAGCCAAGGTAAACCTGATTCCGGTAAATCCGCTTGCGGAGTTGAAAATTTTTTCTCCGTTAAAAGAGGAGATTGAAGCTTTTAAAGAATGTTTGTTTAAAAGCGGGATTAATGTTACATTAAGGCAGGAGCGCGGGCAGGATATCCAGGCGGCCTGCGGACAGCTGAGGTTAAGGTATGAACAGAAATAAATTACCGGCAATCTTGATTATTCTGAGCATTGTTTTCTCCGGTTGCCTGAAATATGAAATTAAAAATTCCGGGGCCAAAGGCCAGAATATTATCTGTTTCGGAGACAGCCTTACCTTTGGTTATGGCGCCTCAGCCGGGGAGGATTACCCGGCAGCGCTGGCAAAATTAGTAAAACTTCCGGTGATTAATGCCGGCGGAGACGGAGATACTACATTTATTGCTTTAGAGCGTTTAGATAATGATGTCCTGGCCAAAAACCCGCGCCTGGTGATTGTGGAGTTTTGCGGGAACGATTTTCTTAAAAAAATACCCAAAGAGGATACGGTTAAGAACTTAAGCAAGATTATTGACCGCATCCAGGAGAAAGGGGCGATGGTTGCCTTGGTGGATATCAGTTCCGGGATGTTTTTCCAGGAATACCGCCGGGTTTTTAAAAAGCTGGCGCTTGAGAAAAGAGCGATATTTATCCCGGTAGTTTTAAGTAAAATTATTACTAATCCTTCGATGAAAAGCGATTTTTTCCATCCCAACGCCCGCGGATACAGGATTATTGCCAGGCGGGTATATCAAGCAGTCTCTCCTTATATTAAATAATTGGAACTTCCCCTTGACAATAAATAAAAAGCCTGGTATTATTGAAATCGATTTTCAATAACTTAATTGTTCAGATTGCTTAGAAAATATGAAAAGAGAGATTGAAATATTAGATGACTTTATTCGAGATAAAGGGTTAAGGCGCACTCCCCAAAGAGAGGCAATATTAAGGGTGTTCTTGTCGGTAGAAAGACATCTATCCATAGATGAATTATATAAGATTGTCAAAAGAAAAGATTCTAAAATAGGGTATGTTACCGTGTATAGGACGATGAAGGTGCTGGAAGAGGCAGGACTTTGTAATGAGATAGATTTTGGAGATGGCATATCCAGGTTTGAACATCAATATGGGCATGGACATCATGACCACCTTGTTTGTTTGAAATGCGGCAGTTATATCGAAGTAATAAATCCGGAAATTGAGAAGCTTCAAGATGAGTTGGCAAGGGAAAACAGGTTTGTCCCCTTAAAACACAAGTTACAGATATTTGGAACATGTAAGAAGTGTTTGGGTTAAGTTAAGTTTTTTCGATTAACAACTGAAAGTAATTTTCAATAATATAGAAAGCTACATGTTAAAGACAAAAATATTCTGTTTGGGGGTATTAATCTTTGTTTTAACTATTTTTCAGAATAGCTATGCTGACAGAAGAGCCTATGTCTGGACCTATGAATATCAGACTATGCCTAAGGGGAAATGGGAGCTCGAGTATTATTTTACTTCTATCATCCCGAAACTCGATAAGCCAGATATAAATACTCTAGGATAGCAAGTAGAGGTGGAGTATGGTATTACCAGCAACTGGGATGTGGCAATGTATCAGATGTATAAGATTGATAATAAAGAATCTGAAACTGATTCAAAATACGATGGTTTTAAGATTCGTAGCCGCTACAAGTTCGGCAAAAAAGAAAAGTTTATAGTTGATCCTTTACTATATTTAGGATATATCCGTGATCCTGATTTTCATAAGCCGAATGTAATCGAAGGTAAACTTATTTTAGCTAAGGATCTCGGTGATTTCAATATAAGCTATAATCAAATCTTTGAAAGGAATCTGGAGCGAAGAGGCAAAACTGAATCAGAATATGCTGTTGGCGTAAGCTATAGAGCCATGCAGGGACTAAGGTTAGGCGTAGAGTCTAAGGGAAGCTATAACAAGCGTGAAACTGCCATCGGGCCTATCGTATCATTATCGGCGAAGGAATTATTTATTACCTTGGGGGTTGCCTGGGGGACAAATAGAAGAACAGATGATTTGCAGACAAGAATGATTGTGGGGATGCATTTCTGAGGCGAGAAGCCAAATGTTATTGAGGGATAATGGTATTTATTAAGAAGTTATTCAATAGGTGTAAGCCGCCTGACTCTTGTTGTGCAAGAAATGAAGTAGTTTTCGGGACAGGTTTAAGCAAGATTGCTATTGTCGGCAGCCCCAATGTCGGCAAGTCTATGCTTTTTAACTGCCTTACAGGAACTTATGTGGCGGTATCCAATTACCCGGGGACCACAGTTGAGGTTTCCCGTGGCAGGACTAAGATAGGCGACCTGGAGTTTGAGGTGATTGACACACCCGGTATGTACTCACTCTTACCGATCAGCGAAGAAGAGAGGGTTGCCAGGACATTATTGCTGGAGGAAAAGCCAAATATAGTCATACATATCGTTGATGCTAAAAATTTAGAAAGAATGCTGCCGCTCACCTTGCAGTTAATTGAAGCAAAACTTCCGGTTATACTGGTCCTGAATATCATCGATGAAGCAGAAGAAATAGGCATGAAGATAAACCTGGGATATTTGGAAAGAGATTTGAAGATTCCCGTAGTGGCCACTGTTTCAACAACCGGAAGAGGAATCGATGTTTTGAAAGGGAGGATTGAAGAGTATGCCCGAAGAGCTTGAAAATAGAGGGGATATCTTGGAAATATCCCTTGAAACAATAGAAGGTTTATTAAAGGAAGATTATGGTATCTCTAGGCGTTCTATCGGGCTCTTATTGTTACAGGAAGACGAAGAAATTACTGCCCAAGTAAAATCCCGGGAACCGGAAAATTATAAACTTATTGTTGAAATCATAAACCATAGCAAAGAGCATTATCATGAACCGCTTTCTTATATTATTTCCTTGCGCAGGCAAGAGGAAACAAATGATATTTTAAGCCGGGCCTTACAATATCAACCGGCTACAGGTTTATCGTTTAAAGAAAAGCTAAGCAGGATAATGATAAATCCGCTTACGGGTATACCAATTTTGTTGGTGATACTTTATTATGGTTTATACAAATTTGTAGGAAAGTTCGGCGCCGGCGTGCTGGTTGATTTCATTGAAAAAAATATCTTTGAGAAGAGTATTAATCCCTGGATAACACACATATTTGTTTCTTTTCTCCCCTGGCAGCGGTTTCGCGAGCTTTTTGTGGGAGAATATGGGATGATTACTTTAGGGGTGCGCTATGCGGTGGCCCTGATTTTCCCTATCGTTACCACCTTTTTTATCGCTTTTGCGATTATTGAGGATACGGGTTATTTACCCCGGCTGGCCTTGCTCATAGATAGGCTGTTTAAAAAAATAGGCTTAACCGGGAGGGCGGTTATTCCTATGGTGCTTGGATTAGGATGTTCTACGATGGCAACCATGGTTACCCGTACTCTCCCTACAAAAAGAGAAAGGATTATCGCCACTATCCTGCTGGCTTTGGCCATTCCCTGTTCAGCTCAGTTAGGGGTGATTCTTTCTTTACTCCACGGAACCTCCAAAGGGCTATTGATTTGGGCCGGGGTGGTAAGTTTAGTCTTTCTTTTTATAGGGTTCCTTTCTTCTAAGATATTACCAGGTGATTCACCGTCGTTTTATATGGAAGTTCCGCCGCTGCGGTTACCAAAATTATTCAATGTGTTTATTAAAACTTACAGCCGGGTTAAATGGTATTTTGCCGAGATATTTCCCATGTTTATATTGGCAAGCATTATAATCTGGATCGGCCAGCTTACCGGGCTATTCGTTATTTTCACCAGAGTATTAGAGTATCCCGTGCGTTGGATAGGTTTGCCGGATAAAACAGCGGTTGCTTTTTTATTCGGGTTTTTTAGGAGAGATTACGGAGCCGGCGGGCTCTACGATATTAAGAAAGCCGGTTTGTTTTCTACAAATCAGCTGGTTGTGGCTTGCGTTACCTTAACTTTATTTCTTCCCTGTATTGCCCAGTTTCTGATGAATGCCAAGGAGAGAGGGTGGAAAACAGGAATTGCCATATCGGTATTTATACTCTTCTTTTCTTTTTTTGTAGGTTTTCTTCTCAATTCAATATTCAATATTTCAGGA
The nucleotide sequence above comes from Candidatus Omnitrophota bacterium. Encoded proteins:
- a CDS encoding FeoB small GTPase domain-containing protein, which codes for MVFIKKLFNRCKPPDSCCARNEVVFGTGLSKIAIVGSPNVGKSMLFNCLTGTYVAVSNYPGTTVEVSRGRTKIGDLEFEVIDTPGMYSLLPISEEERVARTLLLEEKPNIVIHIVDAKNLERMLPLTLQLIEAKLPVILVLNIIDEAEEIGMKINLGYLERDLKIPVVATVSTTGRGIDVLKGRIEEYARRA
- a CDS encoding AMP-binding protein: MNAANLLEQRAKEYGQKTAVIFRQEEISFAQLKDRVFSLSASLLKLGVKPRDSVAIYLPSWPEYIVSYLAIWSIGACSVPLDFMLTEEEITSCLEHCQAKILITKHKANIAFRNLKAKLPLLKDIIFCQSEDKEGLSFEKLLEQPAKDGPGIEINEKDPAIIFYTSGTTGKPKGVLINYAQLDAPPKSMAFFVNSDLSAKDTALCALPFSHLGGLIYIQNMLSFGLSIVLMERFMPLDFLKNVQNYNINFFWIVPSMYYALLQLKEFETFDLSSLRWIVTFGASNSPDALRRFHQFCPKAYLLNGWGLTETNAPTVVLPMGSENIESVGRPAPWIEVKVFSESGQELPAGQIGEVAVKSWVVTDGYFKDAKLTQETIRNGWFYTGDLGRFDAQGFLYIVGRKKEMIKVGGEIVFEPEVEASLQKHPDIAEAAVIGVADKLRGEVPKAFLVAKEGKKVFEEDLRYFLRQHLAHFKIPHYFEFRASLPKNRTGKIDKERLRNGSLSSPQSGDLKK
- the rlmN gene encoding 23S rRNA (adenine(2503)-C(2))-methyltransferase RlmN → MQDIKELGLKELEDKLLSWGLPKYHAKQIFSWIYQKGAFDFNSMSNLPLALRKKLAGEFYILGLALADMQVSGDGTTKFLFELADKNLIEAVNIPAARRVTGCVSSQVGCKFSCQFCASGLKGFKRNLTVGEILDEALYLKNNTQQAELTHIVFMGTGEPLDNYENVIKSIRLINSPDALNIGARRITISTSGIIPGIERLAGEGLQIELSISLHAADDKTRSQLMPVNKKYPLADLIKCCHDYTAKTNRQITFEYILIKGLNSNLASAQNLVKLLKDLRLAKVNLIPVNPLAELKIFSPLKEEIEAFKECLFKSGINVTLRQERGQDIQAACGQLRLRYEQK
- a CDS encoding ferrous iron transporter B, producing the protein MPEELENRGDILEISLETIEGLLKEDYGISRRSIGLLLLQEDEEITAQVKSREPENYKLIVEIINHSKEHYHEPLSYIISLRRQEETNDILSRALQYQPATGLSFKEKLSRIMINPLTGIPILLVILYYGLYKFVGKFGAGVLVDFIEKNIFEKSINPWITHIFVSFLPWQRFRELFVGEYGMITLGVRYAVALIFPIVTTFFIAFAIIEDTGYLPRLALLIDRLFKKIGLTGRAVIPMVLGLGCSTMATMVTRTLPTKRERIIATILLALAIPCSAQLGVILSLLHGTSKGLLIWAGVVSLVFLFIGFLSSKILPGDSPSFYMEVPPLRLPKLFNVFIKTYSRVKWYFAEIFPMFILASIIIWIGQLTGLFVIFTRVLEYPVRWIGLPDKTAVAFLFGFFRRDYGAGGLYDIKKAGLFSTNQLVVACVTLTLFLPCIAQFLMNAKERGWKTGIAISVFILFFSFFVGFLLNSIFNISGVHL
- a CDS encoding GDSL-type esterase/lipase family protein is translated as MNRNKLPAILIILSIVFSGCLKYEIKNSGAKGQNIICFGDSLTFGYGASAGEDYPAALAKLVKLPVINAGGDGDTTFIALERLDNDVLAKNPRLVIVEFCGNDFLKKIPKEDTVKNLSKIIDRIQEKGAMVALVDISSGMFFQEYRRVFKKLALEKRAIFIPVVLSKIITNPSMKSDFFHPNARGYRIIARRVYQAVSPYIK
- a CDS encoding transcriptional repressor; the encoded protein is MKREIEILDDFIRDKGLRRTPQREAILRVFLSVERHLSIDELYKIVKRKDSKIGYVTVYRTMKVLEEAGLCNEIDFGDGISRFEHQYGHGHHDHLVCLKCGSYIEVINPEIEKLQDELARENRFVPLKHKLQIFGTCKKCLG